TGGTTTTCAGATATGATTGTTTTCACTTGATTCAATTGGGCAATGATCTGGTCCAGCACTTCCAGTTTAAGCTGGTAATGACGGATCAGGGCACTAAGCACCCGATCATCGTTGGGATTGGCTTTCAGGTCTTTCATTAATTGCTGATGGTAATTCTCCAGGTCCTTCAATTCTTTAAGCAGAAGCGCCTTCTCTTCCGCATCACCAAAATCAATTCCGCTGATCTCTTCATAACGGGCATCGACCTCTGAGGCATAATAGACATCAGCTTCCATCACGGCTGCCGGAATCTCCTGCTGAGCTACCTTGCTGCCTCTATTGTCCTTTTTAACCAGCACAATGGCAGAGGTAAGTATAAGGGCCACCGATGCTGCCACCTGGATGGCATGCCTGAAACGGATCCTGCGAACCGGACGCCCGACAGGCAATCTCTCGAGCTTCTGACGAAACCGGTCTTCGTGTCCCTTACGGGGACGGTCGGAATCGAGCAGCAGCCTTTGCTCTTTGATCTGTTTTTCTATATCACTCATGGTCATTATTATTATCCTCTAACAGTTCGATCAGTCTCTTTTTCGCCCTGTGGTACTGGGTCCTCGATGTGGCATTGGAGATATTCAGTATGCTTGAAACCTCTTCGTGGTCGTATCCTTCCAGAAGGATCAGCGATAGTACGATCCGGTACCCTTCCGGCAGCCTGTAGATCGCTTTTCTAATCTCCTCTGCCTTATATTCCACCTCTCGATTATCCTCCGGCTCATCTGCCATCTCTCCAATTTCACCGGCATCTTCCAGGGAAAGGTTCTCTTTCTTCAATCGTAAAAAATCAAGGGCCTTGTTAATCACAATGCGCTTCAGCCAGGCCCCGAAACTTACCTCTCCCCGGTAGCTGTCCAGTTTTAAAAATGCCTTTAAGAACGCTTCCTGCATGACGTCTTCTGCATCATCGGAATCCCCTACTATTCGCAGGGTCGTGTTGTACATGGCCATATGATAGAGCCTGTACAATTCGAATTAAGCTTTCTGGTCCCCTTTTTTACACGCTTTTATCAGATCCTGGTGTCTGGGTATAAAGGATCCAGATTTCTCATTTTCTGCCACAATGACGAGGGATTAGTTGAAATGTTGCACCTAAGATATAAAAAAGCACTTATTTGCTGACCTGCCGCACCACATCGATCACGGTGCCATCGACCCACTTGATGGCTGCCACCACATTTTCCTCCAGGGCAGGAGCAGCGGGCAGGCCGCAGATCCGGTCGGCCCCGGCCTTCAGCTCCTCGATGCTTTTGATGGGTAAGCCGCTGTTTCTGGTTGCATCTATCAGATCTCTGCGCAGCGGATTGATGGCGATGCCCCGTTCGGTAACAATCACATCAATCAGTTCACCGGGTCCGCACAGGGTGGTCACCCGGTCGCGGATAACCGGAACGCGGTCCCGGAAAAGCGGGATGGGCAGGATTACGGTTTTGGAGAAGAGACAGTTCTGCCATCCCCCGATCCCGTGCAGCAGGTAGCCGTCGGAATGGCTTACCACATTGGCATTAAACTCCAGGTCGACCTCGGTGGCTCCCAGGATCACCACATCCACCAGCTGGGCAAAGTTTCCTTTACCATGGTAATTGTAGGAGGTAAAGGGGCTGGTCCATACATGACCCGGGTTTTCGGCCATGGAGCGAACCCCGTCCAGGTCAAAGGTTTGTCCGTCGAGAATAAAATCCACCAGGCCCTCCTCCAGCATGGAAACCAGGTATTTATTGCTTCCTCCACGTGCAAAGCGGGCCTTGATCCCCTCCTTTTTCATGATTTCCCGGAAATACTCCCCGACGGCCAGGGAGGTGCCGCCTGCCCCCGACTGGAAGCTGAATCCCTCCCGGACAATCCCCGCTGCCTGGCAGAATTTTGCCGTTAGTTCGGCCAAAAGCAGGCGGTCGGGCGATCTGGTGATTTCCGTGGTTCCGGAGATAATCTGAGAGGGATCGCCCAGCTTCTCCACATGAACCACATAATCCACATAATTGCCCTGGATCTGCCAGGGGATGCAGGGGAAGGGCACCGGGTTATCGGTGGCAATAATCACCTTTTCGGCATACTGTGAATCGGCCAGGGCAAAGCCCAGTAATCCGCAGGCAGAATCGCCCGAGAGGCCATGGGCATTTCCAAACTCATCGGCAGCCGGAGCCCCGATCACCGTTATATCCACCTTCACCTCTCCATCCTGTATGGCCTGGTACCTCCCGCCGTGGGAACGCAGCACCCCGCATCCTTCCATGCCCCCTTCGGAGACAAAGCGGCCCAGGGGTCCGTTCATGCTCCCTTCGATGCGCTGAATGGTACCGTCCTGCAGGTACCGGATCAGGTGTTCGTGGCAGGGAAAGGAGGCCGAGGGAAACCAGCGGAGCCCCTTCACTCCCATCTCTTTGGCTATATCAAAGACCTGGTTGACCAGAAAGTCCCCGTTGCGGAAATGGTGGTGGGTGGAGATAGTCATCCCGTCGCTGAGACCCGCCTTTTCCAGGGCCGTGCGCAAATTCTTTACGACCTTATTTCCATCGGCCGGATAATCGCTGCAACTGGAGATGGAAGGAGCATGTTTCTTTCCTTTCGCTTTATACTTTCCAACTCCCTTAAAAGGGATGGCTGCTTCCCCGTTGATCTCAGACAGCACCTGGCGCCCTGCGGCATTGCTAATCATTTTCATACAAATAGAATTAGGATTTTAGTTTCCCGGCAAGTTCCAGGATCTTAAGCGCCCTCTTTACCACGGGGGGATCAATCATTTTACTTCCCAGGGCCACAACCCCCGATCCCTGCGCTTCGGCCTCCCTGAAAGCTTCCACAATCCGGCCGGCTTTTTCAATTTCTTCCTCCGTGGGGGTAAAGGCCTCCCTGATCACCGGAACCTGCCGGGGATGGATGCAGCCCATGCCTTCAAAACCCAGGGACCTGGAAGTCTCCACATTCTTCCGGAGTCCGTCCATATCGGCCACATCCGAATAAACCGAATCGATGGGCTGTATGCCGGCTGCCTTGCAGGCATTGACCAGCCTGGTACGGGCATAGAACGACTCCTCGCCCGATTCGCTGCGCTTCACGCCCAGATCGGCTGTATAGTCCTCCAGTCCGATGGCCATGGCTACCACGGAATCCGAGGCTGTGGCAATCTCAAAGGCATTCTCCACTCCCAGAGCACTTTCGATGATGGGCATCAGGTAGATCTCCCTTTCCTGCCTGTGTGCCTTCAGGATATTCTGAATCCGTTCTGCCACCTTCTCCACCTGGGAAGAATGCTCACATTTGGGAAGCAGGACCAGATGCAAATAATGGGGGACCACTGCATTCAGATCCTTCAGTCCTGCCGGCAGCTGATTGATCCGTACCATGCGTTCGGCCCCGTAAAAATCGACCTGGCACAGGGCATTACGGACCAGCAAACGGGCTTCCGCCTTCCGGTCGGGGGCCACCGAATCCTCCAGGTCCAGAATAATGCCATCGGGTTGATGAATCCCCGCATTCAGCATCATGCCGGGGGTATTGCCGGGAAGGTAGAGGCGGGAGAACCGGAAACGTTCCCGCGAACTTTCATACCTGTTTTGCTCAATCACCGGGGGGGTCCAGTTGAGATCTGTCTCCCTGAGCTGTTTCACGGCCGCCTCGATCCTGGCCCCGATTACAAAAGGAAGTGCCCCCGTATCATCGATCTCCAGCCGCGCATGGCTGATACCAAGCGATTCAAGCACTTCCTCGGCCTGTTGCCTGATCTGTTCGCCAAACATCCGTTCCACCTTGCTGTTTAATTTGATCTTTATGCCCCCCTTCTCCGGGAGCTGCAGTTTTACCTGGCAGTCGGACCGGATCCGGTCCCCGTGGTTTCCTGTAAGTGCGCTTTGTTTCATGCTCTGTCCGTTCATATCATCGTTACCATAAGAAGCTCAATAAAATACCGGCAGCCACTGCAGAACCGATCACACCGGCCACATTGGGTGCCATGGCATGCATCAGCAGGTGATTGGTGGGATCCTCTTTCAGTCCCATATTCTGCACCACCCGGGCGCTGTCGGGCACTGCCGACACTCCGGCCGCCCCGATCAGGGGATTCAGCTTGTTATCTGCTTTTGAAAACAGATTCATCACTTTGGCAAATATAATCCCCCCGGCAGTAGCTGCC
This window of the Bacteroidales bacterium genome carries:
- a CDS encoding RNA polymerase sigma factor codes for the protein MYRLYHMAMYNTTLRIVGDSDDAEDVMQEAFLKAFLKLDSYRGEVSFGAWLKRIVINKALDFLRLKKENLSLEDAGEIGEMADEPEDNREVEYKAEEIRKAIYRLPEGYRIVLSLILLEGYDHEEVSSILNISNATSRTQYHRAKKRLIELLEDNNNDHE
- a CDS encoding citrate lyase subunit alpha, with protein sequence MKMISNAAGRQVLSEINGEAAIPFKGVGKYKAKGKKHAPSISSCSDYPADGNKVVKNLRTALEKAGLSDGMTISTHHHFRNGDFLVNQVFDIAKEMGVKGLRWFPSASFPCHEHLIRYLQDGTIQRIEGSMNGPLGRFVSEGGMEGCGVLRSHGGRYQAIQDGEVKVDITVIGAPAADEFGNAHGLSGDSACGLLGFALADSQYAEKVIIATDNPVPFPCIPWQIQGNYVDYVVHVEKLGDPSQIISGTTEITRSPDRLLLAELTAKFCQAAGIVREGFSFQSGAGGTSLAVGEYFREIMKKEGIKARFARGGSNKYLVSMLEEGLVDFILDGQTFDLDGVRSMAENPGHVWTSPFTSYNYHGKGNFAQLVDVVILGATEVDLEFNANVVSHSDGYLLHGIGGWQNCLFSKTVILPIPLFRDRVPVIRDRVTTLCGPGELIDVIVTERGIAINPLRRDLIDATRNSGLPIKSIEELKAGADRICGLPAAPALEENVVAAIKWVDGTVIDVVRQVSK
- the citD gene encoding citrate lyase acyl carrier protein, encoding MKQSALTGNHGDRIRSDCQVKLQLPEKGGIKIKLNSKVERMFGEQIRQQAEEVLESLGISHARLEIDDTGALPFVIGARIEAAVKQLRETDLNWTPPVIEQNRYESSRERFRFSRLYLPGNTPGMMLNAGIHQPDGIILDLEDSVAPDRKAEARLLVRNALCQVDFYGAERMVRINQLPAGLKDLNAVVPHYLHLVLLPKCEHSSQVEKVAERIQNILKAHRQEREIYLMPIIESALGVENAFEIATASDSVVAMAIGLEDYTADLGVKRSESGEESFYARTRLVNACKAAGIQPIDSVYSDVADMDGLRKNVETSRSLGFEGMGCIHPRQVPVIREAFTPTEEEIEKAGRIVEAFREAEAQGSGVVALGSKMIDPPVVKRALKILELAGKLKS